Proteins found in one Fimbriimonadaceae bacterium genomic segment:
- a CDS encoding proteasome accessory factor PafA2 family protein: protein MHPVLVGLETEYGLSVEGRGAEEQIDDSMALVRSYPGECFVGWDYRFESPRSDLRGFQVEHLAYDPEDARFDAGRARPGDQEVRSDRILPNGARFYNDHGHPEFATPECRGAHELARHDKAGEQVVAAAAAAFARQTGRKVKVYKNNTDFHGASYGTHESYLVPRRVGFERLFQALVPLFVSRQVLTGAGKVGYEHGSACPFQMSQRADFFVEPANIETLYRRPVFNTRDEPHADPSQWVRLHVICGDANRMFGCTRRKVALVRLALALVEADAVPTWRLSDPVRSFAEVSRAVDDEGRIGLEGSSWTTPRLVVESYLDAAERLAAPDEETLATVAECRDLLEARANGSDLFRRNVDWAAKRWLLDQFREDEGLAWHHPAMQSLDLAYCDIDPAESLFDALVEAGEVDGEPSPVPAVLPATVGTRPWARGLATSKFGRHVRAASWGSLAFQGPDGTVDLRLDPVGDFNPGLADVESWEEFCALVQDR from the coding sequence ATGCACCCAGTCCTGGTCGGGCTTGAGACCGAATACGGTCTGAGCGTCGAGGGGCGGGGCGCCGAAGAACAGATCGACGATTCCATGGCACTCGTCCGGAGTTATCCGGGCGAGTGCTTTGTTGGTTGGGACTACCGGTTTGAGTCGCCGCGCAGCGACCTGCGCGGGTTCCAAGTCGAGCACCTCGCCTACGACCCGGAGGACGCCCGGTTTGACGCGGGCCGGGCCCGGCCCGGCGACCAAGAGGTGCGTTCGGACCGCATCCTGCCCAACGGAGCGAGGTTCTACAACGACCACGGGCACCCCGAGTTCGCCACCCCTGAATGCCGCGGAGCCCACGAGCTGGCCCGTCACGACAAAGCCGGTGAGCAGGTCGTGGCCGCCGCCGCCGCCGCCTTCGCCCGGCAGACCGGGCGAAAGGTCAAGGTCTACAAGAACAACACCGACTTCCACGGGGCGAGCTACGGGACGCACGAGAGCTACCTCGTGCCCCGGCGGGTAGGGTTCGAGAGGCTCTTTCAGGCACTCGTCCCGTTGTTTGTCAGCCGGCAGGTCTTGACCGGGGCGGGCAAGGTCGGCTACGAACACGGGTCGGCCTGCCCGTTCCAAATGAGCCAGCGCGCGGACTTCTTTGTCGAGCCGGCAAACATCGAGACCTTGTACCGCCGCCCGGTCTTCAATACCCGTGACGAACCCCACGCCGACCCCTCTCAGTGGGTACGCCTCCACGTGATCTGCGGCGACGCGAACCGTATGTTCGGCTGCACCCGCCGCAAGGTCGCATTGGTCCGCCTGGCTCTGGCCCTCGTCGAGGCCGACGCCGTGCCGACCTGGCGGCTGTCCGACCCGGTCCGGTCGTTCGCCGAGGTCAGCCGCGCCGTCGATGACGAGGGGCGGATCGGCTTGGAGGGGTCCAGCTGGACGACCCCGCGCCTGGTGGTCGAGTCGTACTTGGACGCGGCGGAGCGTCTAGCGGCCCCAGACGAGGAAACCTTGGCCACGGTGGCAGAGTGCCGGGACTTGCTGGAGGCCCGGGCAAACGGCTCCGACCTGTTCCGGCGGAACGTGGACTGGGCGGCGAAGCGGTGGTTGCTCGACCAGTTCCGCGAGGACGAGGGTCTGGCCTGGCACCACCCCGCGATGCAATCGCTGGACTTGGCCTACTGCGACATCGACCCGGCCGAGAGCTTGTTCGACGCCCTAGTGGAAGCCGGAGAGGTCGACGGTGAGCCCAGCCCGGTCCCCGCAGTCCTGCCCGCAACCGTCGGCACCCGACCCTGGGCCCGTGGGCTGGCCACGTCCAAGTTCGGCCGCCATGTCCGGGCGGCCAGCTGGGGATCACTCGCCTTCCAGGGGCCCGACGGCACGGTCGACCTGCGTCTTGATCCGGTGGGAGACTTCAATCCGGGCCTGGCCGACGTAGAATCATGGGAGGAGTTCTGCGCGCTGGTGCAGGACAGATAA
- a CDS encoding ubiquitin-like protein UBact, with the protein MVNIDRTTRPAEPEPSRKLGDEGGPGKPGIDRPKAPNELLRRMKNVDPDQAKKYRQRSGQ; encoded by the coding sequence ATGGTCAACATTGACAGGACGACACGACCGGCCGAGCCCGAGCCCAGCCGCAAGCTCGGCGACGAGGGCGGCCCAGGTAAGCCCGGCATCGACCGGCCCAAGGCACCGAACGAGTTGCTCCGCCGCATGAAGAACGTGGACCCGGACCAGGCGAAGAAATACCGCCAGCGGTCGGGACAATGA
- the glyS gene encoding glycine--tRNA ligase subunit beta: MPDLLFELGCEELPANCVKRAYEQLEAEIVRRLDEAGLAHGPSRSMGTPRRLLVGVEGVAAGQADTRKETRGPSVKAAFDAEGVPTKALEGFCRSNGVTPADLRNDGEYLWADKEVKGRTAKEVLAEVLPAAVKAMTFDKTMRWGQGRMRFARPVRWLLASLGGQVVGFEIEGVESGLQSRGHRFDFPAPFAAKTWDSLLAGLRKRNVEPDPAVREKLIREQAAKVASGTPELSPALVDENVFLTEWPVCHEGTFPASYLDLPEPVLVTAMAKHERFFPVRGKDGRLAAKFVSVRNAGEEKSVRAGNEWVLNARFNDAKFFYDEDKRSDLDSFLEKTRRMAFQEKLGSVHDRVARLADLTAAVYLAAGGDPAQVEDARLAGTYAKADLSTGLVGELASLQGLVGAEYARREGLPDATCAAVGAQYDVAAATRLADGHARTTALALVAADQLDKLAGFLGVGLVPTGSSDPYGLRRAVTMLIEAAWAVGGTKTFHGYDVLWKEACHGYAAHLPSVVLDTEAAGLALVDIFVGRYEALLTEFDYDVRLAVAEATTDERHPTARVEKLLDPVRLKSCCQATQAVKADPALVQALARPSSILAAARKKGLGQEVDAAYAKSPIALIGLADGIISEDFAMDWAEAWASLLGGDASQATRMLASLAGPINAFFEGRMVLTDDDAQRRNNFEVLVAVERTLNQVADFGRIVIEG, encoded by the coding sequence ATGCCCGACCTGCTCTTTGAACTGGGTTGCGAGGAGTTGCCGGCCAATTGCGTCAAGCGTGCGTACGAGCAACTGGAGGCCGAAATCGTCCGTCGGCTGGACGAGGCGGGGCTGGCGCACGGGCCGTCGCGCTCGATGGGCACGCCAAGGCGCCTTTTGGTGGGGGTCGAAGGCGTCGCGGCGGGGCAGGCCGACACCAGAAAGGAGACCCGAGGGCCTTCGGTGAAGGCGGCGTTCGACGCGGAAGGCGTCCCGACAAAGGCTCTGGAAGGGTTCTGCCGGTCGAACGGCGTGACCCCCGCCGACCTGCGCAACGACGGCGAGTACCTGTGGGCCGATAAGGAGGTCAAGGGCCGCACGGCCAAAGAGGTCCTGGCCGAAGTGCTGCCCGCCGCGGTCAAGGCGATGACGTTCGACAAGACAATGCGGTGGGGCCAGGGGCGCATGCGGTTCGCCCGCCCGGTCCGGTGGCTCTTGGCGTCACTGGGCGGCCAAGTGGTGGGGTTTGAGATCGAAGGCGTGGAGTCTGGGCTCCAGAGCCGGGGCCACCGGTTCGATTTCCCCGCACCCTTCGCCGCCAAGACGTGGGACTCGCTCCTGGCCGGGCTCCGAAAGCGGAATGTCGAGCCAGACCCCGCGGTCCGGGAAAAGCTGATCCGCGAGCAGGCCGCCAAGGTCGCTTCGGGCACCCCGGAACTGTCTCCGGCCCTGGTCGACGAGAACGTCTTCTTGACGGAATGGCCCGTCTGCCATGAAGGCACCTTTCCGGCCAGCTACCTGGACCTGCCCGAACCGGTGCTGGTCACCGCCATGGCCAAGCACGAGCGGTTTTTTCCTGTCCGCGGCAAAGACGGCAGGCTCGCGGCCAAGTTCGTCTCCGTACGCAACGCGGGCGAAGAGAAGTCGGTCCGGGCTGGCAACGAGTGGGTCCTTAACGCCCGGTTCAACGACGCAAAGTTCTTCTACGACGAGGACAAGCGCAGCGATCTGGACTCGTTCCTGGAGAAAACCCGACGGATGGCGTTTCAGGAGAAGCTGGGCAGCGTCCACGACCGCGTGGCCCGGCTGGCCGACCTGACGGCGGCGGTCTACCTTGCCGCCGGGGGCGACCCCGCCCAAGTCGAAGACGCCCGGTTGGCCGGCACCTACGCGAAGGCCGACCTGAGCACCGGCTTGGTCGGCGAACTGGCCAGTCTGCAGGGCTTGGTCGGGGCGGAATACGCCCGGCGAGAGGGGCTCCCGGATGCGACGTGTGCGGCGGTCGGCGCCCAGTATGACGTCGCCGCGGCGACCCGGCTGGCCGACGGGCACGCCCGGACCACCGCCCTGGCCTTGGTGGCCGCCGACCAATTGGACAAACTCGCCGGCTTTCTGGGCGTCGGCCTGGTGCCGACCGGAAGCAGTGACCCCTATGGCCTGAGGCGGGCCGTCACCATGTTGATCGAGGCGGCGTGGGCGGTCGGCGGCACAAAGACGTTCCACGGCTATGACGTCCTCTGGAAGGAAGCGTGCCATGGCTACGCGGCCCACCTGCCCAGCGTTGTCCTCGACACTGAGGCGGCCGGCCTCGCGCTTGTCGACATCTTTGTCGGAAGGTATGAGGCCCTGCTGACCGAGTTCGATTACGACGTGCGGCTCGCGGTCGCCGAAGCGACCACCGACGAACGCCATCCGACCGCGAGGGTCGAGAAACTGCTCGACCCGGTCCGGCTCAAGTCCTGCTGCCAAGCGACCCAGGCGGTGAAGGCAGACCCCGCCCTTGTCCAAGCCCTCGCGCGGCCGTCGAGCATCCTTGCGGCGGCCCGAAAGAAGGGACTGGGCCAAGAGGTGGACGCCGCCTACGCCAAGTCCCCGATCGCCCTGATCGGACTGGCCGACGGCATCATCTCCGAAGACTTCGCGATGGACTGGGCCGAGGCGTGGGCGTCCCTTTTGGGCGGTGACGCCAGCCAGGCCACCCGGATGCTGGCGAGCCTCGCCGGGCCGATCAACGCGTTTTTCGAGGGCCGGATGGTGCTGACCGACGACGACGCCCAACGCCGCAACAACTTCGAGGTCCTTGTCGCCGTCGAGCGGACGCTCAACCAAGTCGCGGACTTTGGGCGCATCGTCATCGAAGGCTGA
- a CDS encoding OsmC family peroxiredoxin, whose protein sequence is MSTKEIAVRHADAKWEGNLREGKGHVALGSGKFAGPYSYDSRFGSGPDTTPEELIAAAHSACFAMATSAQLAAAGHTATRLECTAKVTLADPGDGATITKIVLDLVGVVPGVTEAEFLEKAAAAKTGCPISKALAAVPEIVLNARLA, encoded by the coding sequence ATGTCGACCAAAGAAATCGCCGTCCGTCACGCCGACGCCAAGTGGGAGGGCAACCTCCGCGAGGGTAAGGGCCATGTCGCCCTGGGGAGCGGCAAGTTCGCCGGGCCGTACAGCTATGACTCGCGGTTCGGCTCTGGGCCAGACACGACGCCCGAGGAACTGATCGCGGCGGCGCACAGCGCCTGTTTCGCCATGGCCACCAGCGCCCAGCTCGCGGCGGCGGGCCACACCGCCACCCGATTGGAATGCACCGCCAAGGTGACCCTGGCCGACCCGGGCGACGGGGCCACGATCACGAAGATCGTGCTTGACCTCGTGGGCGTGGTACCCGGCGTCACCGAGGCGGAGTTTCTGGAGAAAGCTGCCGCGGCCAAGACCGGTTGCCCGATTTCCAAGGCTCTGGCCGCCGTTCCCGAGATCGTCCTGAACGCCCGACTGGCCTGA
- a CDS encoding FAD-dependent oxidoreductase, whose translation MERLDCDVLVCGGGTGGVAAALALAGKGLRVVMVERYPWVGGQLTSQGVPPDEHPWIEQFGCTARYRDYRSRVRRAVQADPRLTVSARNDPRLNPGGGWVSRLCHRPSDGHAVLLRMLDDAGAWPGLDLRLGYRVESCETLGDRIGVVGFVNDEGATLEVDARFVLDATETGELLPLSGAEYVVGAESQRETDEPHALAGDAEPDNVQGLTWCAALELCPDGDFTTDRPAQYDFWRAYRPPGWPDKLLSFKMLHVQKGTVMDFPLLGNGGFNLFTYRQIVDPSLYRRGAPAPATIVNWPMNDYYAGTVLDVDDSTVSERLSAARQLTLSLVHWLQTEQGYPNLRLAGDLVGTDDGLCQAPYIRESRRVRAEVTVREQDVSPETNPGCDRAPNDGESVGVGAYRIDLHPSTNGRGTVDISALPFHIPLGALVPVRMTNLLPAGKNIGTTHVTNGCYRLHPVEWNIGEAAGLLAWFCLRERLSPQAVRATRLEDFQALCRNEGIETHWPRLGAL comes from the coding sequence GTGGAACGGCTCGACTGTGACGTCCTGGTTTGTGGCGGCGGCACCGGTGGTGTCGCCGCCGCCTTGGCCCTGGCAGGCAAGGGGCTCAGGGTCGTCATGGTCGAGCGATACCCCTGGGTCGGGGGCCAACTCACCTCCCAGGGAGTCCCCCCCGACGAGCACCCCTGGATCGAACAGTTTGGGTGTACGGCGCGGTACCGCGACTATCGGTCCCGGGTGAGGCGGGCCGTCCAGGCCGACCCTCGGCTGACGGTCTCCGCCCGGAACGACCCCAGGCTGAACCCTGGCGGCGGGTGGGTCAGCCGACTCTGTCACCGCCCGTCCGACGGGCACGCCGTCCTCTTGCGGATGCTGGACGATGCCGGAGCGTGGCCCGGCCTGGATCTACGCCTGGGGTATAGGGTCGAATCGTGCGAGACCCTGGGCGACCGGATCGGGGTCGTCGGCTTTGTCAACGACGAAGGCGCCACCCTGGAAGTGGACGCCCGGTTTGTCCTCGACGCGACGGAGACGGGCGAACTCCTTCCCCTCAGCGGCGCCGAGTACGTCGTGGGCGCGGAAAGCCAACGGGAGACCGACGAGCCTCACGCCCTGGCGGGGGACGCCGAACCAGACAACGTCCAGGGACTGACCTGGTGCGCCGCGCTTGAACTCTGCCCCGACGGCGACTTCACGACCGACCGGCCCGCCCAGTACGACTTCTGGCGCGCCTACCGACCCCCCGGTTGGCCCGACAAGCTCCTGTCTTTCAAGATGCTCCATGTCCAGAAAGGGACGGTCATGGACTTCCCCCTCCTCGGCAATGGCGGGTTCAACCTCTTCACCTACCGGCAGATTGTCGACCCCTCTCTGTACCGCCGCGGTGCCCCGGCACCCGCGACCATCGTCAACTGGCCGATGAACGACTACTATGCCGGCACCGTCCTTGACGTGGACGACAGTACGGTTTCCGAACGGCTTTCTGCCGCCAGACAATTGACCTTGAGCCTGGTGCATTGGCTCCAGACCGAGCAGGGCTACCCCAACCTCCGCCTGGCGGGAGACTTGGTCGGGACCGATGACGGCCTGTGCCAGGCCCCCTACATCCGCGAGTCACGCCGGGTCCGCGCCGAGGTCACGGTGAGGGAACAGGACGTGTCGCCCGAGACGAACCCTGGTTGTGACCGGGCTCCGAACGACGGGGAGTCGGTAGGGGTCGGGGCCTACCGTATCGACCTCCACCCCTCGACGAACGGGCGGGGAACGGTCGACATCTCTGCTTTGCCGTTCCACATCCCCCTCGGGGCCCTTGTCCCCGTTAGAATGACGAACCTTCTCCCCGCGGGCAAGAACATCGGCACGACGCACGTGACCAACGGTTGCTACCGGCTTCATCCGGTGGAGTGGAACATCGGCGAGGCGGCGGGGTTGCTGGCGTGGTTTTGCCTGCGCGAACGGCTCTCGCCCCAAGCGGTGCGGGCCACCCGCTTAGAGGACTTCCAGGCTCTTTGCCGCAATGAGGGCATCGAGACCCATTGGCCGCGGCTTGGGGCCTTGTGA
- a CDS encoding UDP-3-O-acyl-N-acetylglucosamine deacetylase, with product MTRVVPRLTVARDVTIAGRGLHSGAPCRVVVRPSGHGIHFISGGTAVEANADNVTDTTRCTRLGPVSTVEHCLSALWGLGVTDAAVEVEGGELPGLDGSALPYVTALREAGFLGVGELHVDGPFSRVYHVDGPVKVAMATGEGRWRYTYDLGERWPGEQSFETDLHAGPYAAEVAPARTIVLEEEIDLARRAGLGQGLDEGGVVAIGKSGYMTDVRYPDEPARHKLLDLVGDLALSGVPAAVLNVTADRSGHRTNVEAASKLARHVRVRRVP from the coding sequence TTGACCCGGGTCGTCCCACGGCTGACCGTCGCCCGCGACGTGACGATCGCTGGCCGGGGTCTGCACTCCGGAGCCCCATGCCGCGTGGTGGTCCGGCCGTCGGGCCACGGGATCCACTTCATCTCTGGCGGCACCGCGGTCGAGGCCAATGCCGACAACGTGACCGACACGACCCGTTGCACCCGGCTGGGCCCCGTCTCGACCGTGGAGCACTGCCTGAGCGCCCTGTGGGGTCTGGGGGTCACCGACGCCGCGGTCGAAGTCGAAGGCGGCGAGTTGCCTGGCCTTGACGGTTCGGCGCTACCCTACGTCACCGCGCTCCGGGAAGCCGGCTTCTTGGGTGTCGGTGAACTCCATGTCGACGGCCCGTTCAGTCGGGTCTACCACGTGGACGGTCCGGTGAAGGTCGCGATGGCGACCGGCGAAGGGCGGTGGCGCTACACCTATGACTTGGGTGAGCGGTGGCCGGGTGAGCAGTCGTTCGAGACCGACCTCCACGCCGGGCCCTATGCCGCCGAGGTCGCCCCGGCACGCACGATCGTCCTGGAGGAAGAGATCGACTTGGCCCGACGCGCCGGATTGGGGCAGGGATTGGACGAGGGCGGGGTCGTCGCCATCGGCAAGTCTGGCTACATGACCGACGTCCGTTACCCCGACGAGCCAGCCCGGCACAAACTACTCGACTTGGTCGGCGACCTCGCTCTCAGCGGCGTCCCCGCCGCGGTCCTCAATGTGACTGCCGACCGGAGCGGCCACCGGACCAATGTCGAGGCCGCGTCCAAGCTCGCCAGGCATGTCCGCGTCCGCCGCGTGCCCTAG
- the lpxD gene encoding UDP-3-O-(3-hydroxymyristoyl)glucosamine N-acyltransferase encodes MEPPVQHKTLTEIAAALGGTLVGDPATVVVRPVPAGSDDPEGITFAGDEKYLAKALASGVGAVIARTGSDLQGKAGILVDDPRRAFGAVLAMSARPLSAPPGVHPTAVIDPTAHVAGNCSIGPYVVVGADATVAEGCKLLASSYLGPGCRLGEGTVLMPHAVLVQDVQLGRRCVVHSGAVLGADGFGFVWDGKRQVKVPQVGGVVIGDDVEVGANSCVDRATCGATTLGDGVKLDDLVMVGHNVTVGDQSVMAALVGVAGSCTVGSRVTMGGQVALADHTVVCDDVVLGGRTGVMQDITEPGAYLGTPAEPVRKAMRTYALLTKLSEVFQRVRDLEAAAKGPKA; translated from the coding sequence ATGGAGCCGCCAGTACAACACAAGACCCTGACCGAAATCGCCGCGGCGCTAGGAGGCACCTTGGTCGGAGACCCGGCCACCGTCGTCGTCCGGCCTGTGCCGGCCGGGAGCGACGATCCCGAGGGCATCACCTTTGCCGGTGACGAGAAGTATCTGGCCAAGGCGTTGGCGAGCGGTGTCGGCGCCGTCATTGCCCGGACAGGGTCCGATCTCCAGGGTAAGGCCGGAATCTTGGTCGACGACCCCCGGCGGGCGTTTGGTGCCGTGCTGGCGATGTCGGCCCGGCCCCTGTCGGCGCCGCCAGGGGTCCACCCCACCGCCGTCATCGACCCCACTGCGCACGTCGCTGGAAACTGCTCGATCGGGCCCTACGTCGTCGTCGGGGCCGACGCGACGGTGGCGGAAGGTTGCAAGCTCCTCGCATCCAGTTACCTCGGCCCTGGTTGCCGTCTTGGTGAAGGGACAGTGCTCATGCCCCACGCCGTCTTGGTGCAAGACGTGCAGCTCGGTCGGCGGTGCGTCGTCCACTCGGGGGCTGTCTTGGGTGCGGACGGATTCGGTTTTGTCTGGGACGGCAAACGGCAAGTCAAGGTGCCCCAGGTCGGCGGTGTCGTCATCGGCGACGATGTGGAGGTCGGGGCGAACAGTTGCGTCGACCGGGCGACCTGCGGGGCGACGACCCTTGGAGACGGCGTCAAACTTGACGACCTTGTGATGGTCGGTCACAACGTCACCGTCGGCGACCAAAGCGTCATGGCCGCCCTCGTCGGCGTCGCGGGCAGTTGCACGGTCGGTTCCCGGGTCACGATGGGCGGCCAAGTCGCCCTCGCCGACCACACCGTGGTGTGCGACGACGTCGTCCTAGGCGGCCGCACCGGTGTCATGCAAGACATCACCGAACCCGGCGCCTATCTGGGTACGCCCGCCGAGCCCGTGCGCAAGGCGATGCGCACCTACGCGCTCTTGACCAAGCTGTCTGAGGTTTTTCAGCGGGTGCGCGACCTTGAAGCGGCGGCGAAGGGGCCGAAGGCTTGA
- a CDS encoding OmpH family outer membrane protein, which produces MSKNHAIALAAAALLGLGLMASAGFQTGQDKFAVVDMNKVMNESKKGQKTRDSLQGNFRQRTGVLEFLNTNDVATEEQANRLRQLSLKENPTDADKSAVEALKDEIKKSVKEFNDLNLKSSPTPEDRTKLEGLNARRNTMKEKVIPSMQKEFDDEFNEMNRKMQGDLLTAAKAAVKEVAGKKGVTMVFESSVVMFSANDLTEDAVKAMDAKG; this is translated from the coding sequence ATGAGCAAAAACCACGCAATCGCACTGGCCGCGGCCGCCCTTCTGGGGCTCGGCCTCATGGCCTCGGCCGGCTTCCAGACCGGCCAAGACAAGTTCGCCGTCGTTGACATGAACAAGGTCATGAACGAGAGCAAGAAGGGCCAGAAGACGCGTGACAGCCTCCAAGGCAACTTCCGCCAGCGCACCGGCGTGCTGGAGTTCCTGAACACCAACGACGTCGCCACCGAGGAGCAGGCGAACCGCCTCCGCCAGTTGTCGCTCAAGGAGAACCCGACCGACGCGGACAAATCGGCTGTCGAAGCCCTGAAGGACGAGATCAAGAAGTCGGTGAAAGAGTTCAACGACCTCAACCTCAAGAGCTCACCGACTCCCGAAGACCGCACCAAGTTGGAGGGCCTCAACGCGCGCCGGAACACGATGAAGGAGAAGGTCATCCCGAGCATGCAGAAGGAGTTCGACGACGAGTTCAACGAGATGAACCGCAAAATGCAGGGCGACCTCCTGACTGCCGCCAAGGCCGCCGTCAAAGAGGTAGCAGGGAAGAAGGGTGTGACGATGGTCTTCGAGTCCAGTGTCGTCATGTTCTCAGCTAACGACTTGACCGAAGACGCCGTCAAGGCGATGGATGCCAAGGGGTAA
- a CDS encoding BamA/TamA family outer membrane protein has translation MAASLAMAQQARIVSKITISGNKEISEVAIAAAMKLKVGSTFTEEDRKSDQDKILDLGYFRDAKIFQFPANDRDIELKVEVSEYPVIKEVRVTGNLAVKAADIEAAVRGVQQMGKIWSSRNASPIKDAVKALYEKEGIFVEFEMVGPQLESPGTLTVAVLEPTIEQIKFRGLTRTKPETIKRMMKSKPGGTFNRELLRSDLYGLGSTYWFDEIKPDVQLGERPGGYVVNIDFNEARTAQINAGIALDPQSRIVGTLSYGDTNFKGLGQSVGVQLSQATVGGGPSAEFGFTNRFYDAKDTVMSFRLFSKVIYNFAGNGVFGTGDDQTDQFDERRTGMQLNFSRPVSKRYRVNLGLQARDARTIDLQTTGTQNYIQQDGTLVSLSLGGEYDTTRGGAEPYAGDNFKLTLEPGYSNITKVGGNVASYQDLVGSSTFLRSTLEYRKYWSKTPKPKKGAADPNADIEIAPRPVIAFRARYGNISGTVPFFEQLFVGGSDSLRGYTNQRFWGSQSFLATLEYRHPIQKNFTLAAFGDYGGAWGGYGELNDFEQSSSPNLHFGYGLGIIFRVQGLGGIRVDLAFNQEGGSRTHFSFGQSF, from the coding sequence GTGGCAGCCTCGCTCGCGATGGCGCAACAGGCCCGGATCGTGTCCAAGATCACGATCAGCGGTAACAAGGAGATCAGCGAGGTCGCCATCGCGGCGGCAATGAAGCTGAAGGTCGGCTCGACCTTCACAGAAGAGGACCGCAAGTCTGACCAGGACAAGATCCTAGACCTCGGCTACTTCCGAGACGCGAAGATATTCCAGTTCCCCGCAAACGACCGTGACATCGAGCTGAAGGTCGAGGTCAGCGAATATCCCGTGATCAAGGAAGTCCGGGTCACGGGGAACCTGGCGGTCAAGGCCGCCGACATTGAAGCGGCGGTCCGCGGCGTCCAACAGATGGGCAAGATCTGGTCGTCGCGCAATGCCAGCCCCATCAAGGACGCGGTCAAGGCCCTGTACGAGAAGGAGGGCATCTTCGTCGAGTTCGAGATGGTCGGCCCCCAACTGGAGTCTCCGGGAACCCTCACGGTCGCCGTGCTGGAACCCACCATCGAGCAGATCAAGTTCCGCGGCCTCACCCGCACCAAGCCAGAGACCATCAAGCGGATGATGAAGTCCAAGCCGGGCGGCACGTTTAACCGGGAACTGCTCCGCAGCGACCTGTACGGCCTGGGGAGCACCTATTGGTTTGACGAGATCAAGCCCGACGTCCAATTGGGCGAGCGCCCCGGTGGGTACGTCGTCAACATTGATTTCAACGAGGCGCGCACGGCCCAGATCAACGCCGGTATCGCCCTGGACCCCCAGAGCCGCATCGTCGGCACGCTCAGCTATGGGGACACCAACTTCAAGGGCCTTGGCCAGAGCGTCGGCGTCCAATTGAGCCAGGCCACCGTCGGCGGCGGCCCGAGCGCCGAGTTTGGTTTCACGAACCGCTTCTATGACGCCAAAGACACGGTGATGAGCTTCCGGCTCTTCTCCAAAGTCATCTACAACTTTGCCGGAAACGGCGTCTTTGGCACCGGTGACGACCAAACCGACCAGTTCGACGAGCGGCGCACCGGCATGCAGTTGAACTTCAGCCGACCGGTCAGCAAGCGCTACCGTGTCAATCTTGGGCTCCAGGCCCGCGACGCCCGCACCATCGACCTCCAGACCACGGGGACGCAGAACTACATCCAGCAGGACGGCACTTTGGTCAGCCTGAGCCTGGGCGGCGAATATGACACGACCCGTGGGGGCGCGGAGCCCTACGCGGGCGACAATTTCAAATTGACCCTGGAGCCGGGGTACAGCAATATCACGAAGGTCGGGGGCAACGTCGCCTCGTACCAGGACCTCGTCGGCAGCAGCACGTTCCTCCGCTCGACCTTGGAGTACCGCAAGTACTGGTCGAAGACGCCGAAGCCCAAGAAGGGAGCGGCCGACCCTAACGCCGACATCGAGATCGCCCCGCGTCCGGTCATCGCGTTTCGGGCCCGCTACGGCAACATCTCCGGCACCGTGCCGTTCTTCGAGCAGTTGTTCGTCGGCGGTTCGGACTCACTCCGCGGATACACCAACCAGCGCTTTTGGGGAAGCCAGTCCTTCCTCGCCACTCTCGAGTACCGGCACCCGATCCAGAAGAACTTCACCCTTGCCGCATTCGGTGACTACGGCGGAGCTTGGGGAGGGTACGGCGAGTTGAACGACTTTGAGCAATCTTCCAGTCCAAACTTGCACTTTGGATACGGGCTGGGCATCATTTTCCGGGTCCAGGGCCTTGGCGGCATCCGCGTCGACCTTGCCTTCAACCAAGAGGGTGGTTCCAGGACCCACTTCTCATTCGGCCAAAGTTTCTGA